Within Spinacia oleracea cultivar Varoflay chromosome 4, BTI_SOV_V1, whole genome shotgun sequence, the genomic segment AGAGAAACATCCATGAAGGCAAAATTTCAGTTCGAATATAAGGCTCTTGGAGTTTAAAGGCCTTTTTTCAacaattcaactcaaaactaaCACATAGACAAAAGGGAACTAGACTACATGCAAGTATGAGAATGGTTAAGGTGCATGATAATGTCACCAAGTTTCATTAACTGTCGCGATATAATGGCTCGTGACATACTCCAACCACGTACCTTTGACACTCGTACAAGAAACATCATAGGCACAAGCACAGAAAGATGCAAGACTCTGCAACTCGAAAATCTAATTATTTACTCAAGGTTCAACGAGTGTTGATATAACGCCTTAAAAAGGAAAGCATGTATCTTCAACCTAATAATCTTACTATTAAGAGTCATATATAAGTATTAAGACCATGTGTCAATGGCATACTACACAGAAAGCGGCTACGCTCTCCTGTTACAAACTGTCAAACTGTCAGTCTCAAATTATAATAAGCTTGCATCTGAAGTCAAATAAAAAGACCAAGTAATGAATTAACCTCAATTACTATGTGACTTACTGAGTCAGCCTACCACAATAAAAGTAAGATATAAAACGCAACCAACTAAGCTTGAAAACAGAGGCAAAAACACGAAACACATATAACCACAAGTCCACAAGGCTACTCCATAACTGATTCAACTCAGCATCAGAAAGACTAATTTAGGAAAATAACTTCAGGGCTTATAGGGAAAATAACTCAGCATCAGAAAGCCTAATTTTAAATTGGAATATCCTGATGTAAACTTGTAGTTTGTCATATTACGGTCAAGAACACAAAATAATACTTCATGTAATGGAACGGAAAGCTACACATGCAGCCATAAACGGATTACCTACCAACATCTTTTACGCAGGTTACTTGGTCAGAAGAGAGATTCCACCGATCTGGAACAGTTGTGTAGCTATATGGGGTCAAATCTTGTTTAAGCTTCCCCTAATCCTTCAGAAAGTATGCTACTAACTTCATCCTGCGTGTCTGAATAGTCAGATGCTACTACTTGAAGCGCTGCTTCTTGACTAGCAACAGTTCCAATTAGCCATCCATGAGTAATAGCATCTGGAACCAAACCCTTCTCCAACATTAAATCAAGAAGCTGACATGCCTCAGTTTTATAACCCTCCTTGCAAAGACCGTTTATTAGCAAGTTGTAAATCTTCGGGTCAATAACCTTACTTTCCTGACAAATTTTGCTTATTGACATCCATATTATATGTAACTGAGAGTGGTCGGTTAAATGTAACAAAAGGCTAGCAAGTGTTTCACTGTCGGGGATTAAGCTTTCATTACCCATCTCGTTGAGAATCAGAAGACTGCGATTTATTTCCCGTAAAGCAATCAAGCATTGAATGAGGATGCAATACGCTTCCAAGTCAAGAACCAGACCACGTCTCAGAATTTGTGAGAAAAAAGCTAGACCTTCAAACGGCCTGTTGAGTTTCAACAAACCACGGATTATAGCAGTAAAAGTAGAAGTGTTTACAGGATTCTTGCAACTTTGACCAACTTTTAGCAGCCTGATTGCTTCATCTACCCTTCCGGTTGCACAAAAAGCCTTGATCAAACCGCTGAATGCAGAAGAATGAAGGGAACAATTTCTTGAAGACATGAACATAAACACTTCAGAGGCCTCTGTAAACTTTTCTAGATTACAAAGTCCTTCAATTAGCTTGTTATAAGAATTGGGATCCAAAACCCAATCTTTCTCACTGACTAGTTGAAATAGCTTTAGAGCGTCCTCGTACTTGCTTAAATTACACTGGCCAATGACTACCGCAGAGAAAGTAGCGGAGTTGGGTTCATACGATAAAATGATCATCTTTCCAAGAATTTTAAAAGCTTGTTTAACATGTTTTTCATCGCAAAGCCCTAGAATAAGGATATTCCATGATAAATGGTCTGCCACATCCAAGTGTAGCATTTTATGAAATAGATCTTTTGCAGCTAGGAAGCACTGAGCATCACAGTAACCTTGAAGTAACACATTGTAAGCAGAAGAATCAACAACATGACTATCATCTAACAAATTTCTCGCCTCATTAAGGTTCCCGAGTTTACAATACGCTTTtagaatatccacaagaacatCTGTTGAAGGACTAAACCCGGCATTTCTCATCTCACGGGATAGCTCAATAGCCTTCTCGAAGTGAAGATTCATGCACAAACATTTGACGAGAGATGAGTAAATGCAAACATCAGGCTCAAACTCGGAAGTTCTCATCATGTCGAACAACCTCATAGCTTCTCCTAACTTATTCTCTTTACACAACAGCGGTATAACATTGGTATAAAAACTCAAATCAGGATTTACCCCAATTTCAAACATCTCATTCATTACACCAAGTGCTTCATTCCCTAGATTTGTGGCCACGAGGCCATGTATAACGATCTCAAAGGTCCTACAATTAGGTTTACATCCTTTCTTCTTCATCCTTCTAAATTGATCCAAAGCATTTTCGACCATGTTCGAATCAAACAAAGCTTTTATCAAATTATTCAAAGTATCAACACTCGGAAGAATTCCCGATTTCACCATCTCCTTATAAATCAACAATACATCACGAAATTCTCTCTTCCCCTCCACAAGAGCACTTAAAAGATCATTCCATTTACCCAAAGAAGGCTTAAACCCACTAGAATTCATAACCAAAATCGCCTTAACACCTTCATCTAACCTACCATTACCTACAAATACATCCACCAAAGCACTAAGCGCCTCCGCCGCGCCTTGGCACCTATCCTTAACCATCTCCCTACAAAAACCCTCCATTTGATCCACATTTCCAGCAAAACCTAACTTCAATATAATCCTAGAATAGGTATCAGCAC encodes:
- the LOC110797249 gene encoding pentatricopeptide repeat-containing protein At1g63330 codes for the protein MAIKFTPLTISSNISRWVFLIRSISSINSVNHVQNVSKPHQNVLNRSEIDPRIQYLKNGLCPDNLNKVLDSTHDLNSALKVFKWASLQKQFRHSADTYSRIILKLGFAGNVDQMEGFCREMVKDRCQGAAEALSALVDVFVGNGRLDEGVKAILVMNSSGFKPSLGKWNDLLSALVEGKREFRDVLLIYKEMVKSGILPSVDTLNNLIKALFDSNMVENALDQFRRMKKKGCKPNCRTFEIVIHGLVATNLGNEALGVMNEMFEIGVNPDLSFYTNVIPLLCKENKLGEAMRLFDMMRTSEFEPDVCIYSSLVKCLCMNLHFEKAIELSREMRNAGFSPSTDVLVDILKAYCKLGNLNEARNLLDDSHVVDSSAYNVLLQGYCDAQCFLAAKDLFHKMLHLDVADHLSWNILILGLCDEKHVKQAFKILGKMIILSYEPNSATFSAVVIGQCNLSKYEDALKLFQLVSEKDWVLDPNSYNKLIEGLCNLEKFTEASEVFMFMSSRNCSLHSSAFSGLIKAFCATGRVDEAIRLLKVGQSCKNPVNTSTFTAIIRGLLKLNRPFEGLAFFSQILRRGLVLDLEAYCILIQCLIALREINRSLLILNEMGNESLIPDSETLASLLLHLTDHSQLHIIWMSISKICQESKVIDPKIYNLLINGLCKEGYKTEACQLLDLMLEKGLVPDAITHGWLIGTVASQEAALQVVASDYSDTQDEVSSILSEGLGEA